In the genome of Sporocytophaga myxococcoides DSM 11118, the window TTGATAATGTTATCGCATTTCAGGCAACGATTCGTGTATGAAATGTGCCGGGTTTAAAAGTACTGAACTATCCACTAGCACTGAAACCCCGCACACCTTTTAAAAATAAACAAAATAGCGGGATTTAGAAGCATTGCTCCTTCCTAAACATTATTACCCCGGTATATTTTATACACAATGTTAGCGATAGTTATTTTTATAGATTTCCAAATGTCCCGTTCAGAAAAATTGGTCCTTCTGAGATCGCTGTATACTTAGAGAATGCCTTTGTTTCAGTGGTTCGATACCCGCGCACTACTTCATTCAATCTATTGATTAAAAATTGGAAATTATTGTCTCTCTTTGGAGTTATATAAATTGAATCAGCATCATCTCCATACCAATACCTTATCTGCCCTTTAGCTCTATTCATATAAAGTAACAATCCGTGATTTAATATTGAAATTAAATTTATCAGGTTTTGTTTTGGGTAAATTTTACTTAATTCAATAAACTTATTAATAAGAGTTTGTGGATGAACTCCAAGTTCTCCGCAAAATGCAAAGTAGAAAATTTGGTCGGTTCTTTTTTTATCCTGATTAAACTCCTCTTCTTTGGTGCACTCAAATGCTCCCGTATTACCGTAATGTCTAAATGAAACAGTTTCATCAGGAACAAGAACACCTTTAGAAGGAATCGCAAATCTTCTTAAAGATTTAACCGATTCAGTTTTTCTAAATATATCTTCCAACTCCGAGTTATTCAATGTACTTTTTATTTCTCCAACCGCAATAACTCCTTCACAAGGATAATAAGTTGTTTCAGGGTTATCATTTATTGAAAATACTGGACAAAGGTGTTTTTCGAACAAAATTATATCCATTTGCTTACTAGTTCCACCAAAACTATCAATAACACATCCACTTCCAACTCCAACCATTGGCGGTAACAAAGTCTCCAGCTTCTGGCGAGTAATTTTCTCTCTAGCGCTTCCAACAAGTCCTGGTGTAGTCGCTTGTCCAGCAAATGAAAAGTTATTAATTAGCTCGTAAGCTAAATGTTTTAAAAATGCATTTATATCAAACTTCTGTTGCATACTCCATTTATAATTATCACTAACGTTGATATATGACTCGGTGGGGAATTTTAAAGCAGTAAAGTATCCCACGAGACACTGTGAAAATAATGAGAAAAAGCCTGACAAACAATGCCCGCCCCCACTGAGGTATATATACTGTTAGCGGCTGCCCTACTGTATGTCCGAAGATGTTCCATTGGATCATTCATTGAGTCCGATTGGCGTTAAAACAGTTGTCACGAAATGTTGAATAGAACCATTGTCCTCATGATATTGATATGGAATCTTGTCAAATTCATTCCAGGCGTCTTGTAATGCTGCTAAGTATTCATTTGTTCTTTCTGGAACTCCAAAATCAACACCTTTAGGATTTAAAAATAATTTCTCTAACCATTGTCGTGCAGTTGTAGCCGCAATGTTGTCGGGATAGTGAGAGAACTTAAAGTAAGTTGAAAGTATTAAATCTAGTTGCCTTCGTCTAAACCAAACAGAAATTTTTGAATTGTCAGCTTGGCAAATTGAATGAACACACCATCCTAAACACCTGATAGTATCAATTACACGATTGTCTGTTTCCTGCTCCTTTGCCAAATCAAGCCAGTTGGTCATTATTGAGAATTGCTCGTAAATCATTTTATGAGCAAACGAAGGGTATTCAGAATTTCCTTCGTAGTCATTAGGAGAAGGAATTATTTCTATCAGAAGGTCGGTGAAATGCCTGAAATAAAAAAGCCACATATGCCACTCACTGTCTCGGTAAATAGTTTCTCTTACCATGTAGTTAAAATAAACAATAGCAATGTAAATTTTTTGATTCCAAAGTTCTGATTCTAAATCATGGTCATATTTCTTTGTCAAAAATTCTTTTTGTACTGAATCGTGCTTTAAAGATTTAACAGCTTCCTCGCCAACTGGATACCAAACATAATTTTCTGAGGCTACTTTTGTATGAGCAAAAAGTGAGAATAGGATTGGAATGTCATAATTCTTGTTCATTTCCAATACTGATGAGTTTGTCCCGTTCATAATTTTTAATTCCTGAATCAGTAATTGGTTTTTGTTTTCAAACAAGCATTCAATATAAAGCTTGACAAGGTCTTCGTTAGAAGATTCTTTTGTTTCCATTCCACTAAAAGCTGTTGCAAAAAGTTCTGGGTATTTATTTGCTGTCTTACGAACAAAATTTTCGTTCTGAATTATGTGTCCATAAACCCATGAGGCAAATAATATTCTCTTCGGTTCTACCAATTTATCGTATGCTTTGTCTTTGTCGGTTCGTCTTCTTAAGATGATGTCAATGCTTTCCTTTTGTGGAAGGTGCGATATTCCTTGAAGATATTTTCTTATGTCCTTAATGTGATACTTGGTTATGTAGTTTACCAAAAGGTCAATCTCATTTTCCTTTAAATAAGTTTCGTAAAGTGCAATCATGCTTTTTAATCGGCTTGCAGAAAAGTAGCCGAATGACACTTTGACAATTGGAAAAAATATTATCGTCAAGGCTATCATGTAAGCCCATGTTGAACTTGGCAAACCATTGTCAACTGTGAAAATTGAAAGACACGGAAACCAGTTAGCCATTAACCAGTCAAAACACATCAGGTAATGAATAACAAAAAGGGAAGCGATGAAAACTCCAATTTCAAATTTTGAAAAGAAAAGTAAAATAAACCGTCTTTCCTTACTTGGGATAATTGCCCAAACTGCAAGTGCTAATCCTAAAATTGTAAGAAAGTCCGATGGTTGCATTTGTCTATATGATTGTTTTTCTGTTTATTCAAAATTCGTCAGTTCAAACTTAGCACTCTTGTTATAGGGTTGCCGCTAACCCCAGTATATGCGCTATTTAAATTTACCTTTAAAATTTAATAATCAAATTTAAATAGCGCATATACGTTGTTATAAGCTGGCCGCGATCACACGCCCCTTTGAATTTCAAATATTTAGATATGACTTTGCTATCTCTTCTGCTTTTCGTCTTGCACTTGTTCCACCAATAAATCTTGAACTATAGTTATTCGAGCTGTCAATGGTCACTTCATCGTTCTCCATATCGTATACCGCC includes:
- a CDS encoding DUF6602 domain-containing protein → MQQKFDINAFLKHLAYELINNFSFAGQATTPGLVGSAREKITRQKLETLLPPMVGVGSGCVIDSFGGTSKQMDIILFEKHLCPVFSINDNPETTYYPCEGVIAVGEIKSTLNNSELEDIFRKTESVKSLRRFAIPSKGVLVPDETVSFRHYGNTGAFECTKEEEFNQDKKRTDQIFYFAFCGELGVHPQTLINKFIELSKIYPKQNLINLISILNHGLLLYMNRAKGQIRYWYGDDADSIYITPKRDNNFQFLINRLNEVVRGYRTTETKAFSKYTAISEGPIFLNGTFGNL